The Bacillota bacterium DNA window GTAACTTCTTCCCAAGCAGCCGCCGCCACTTGAAAAGCTTGACGACCCTTGTCAGTTAGAGTGTACACTTTGCGCTCTCGACCACCGGTGGCCTCCACTACCACCGAGACGTAGCCCCCTTCTTCAAACTCTCGCAATGCAGGATAAATAGTGC harbors:
- a CDS encoding PadR family transcriptional regulator; the encoded protein is MSLSKFFILRVLYTQSMHGYEIARTVAEVTKGCCTPTEGTIYPALREFEEGGYVSVVVEATGGRERKVYTLTDKGRQAFQVAAAAWEEVTKYIVKALI